The genomic interval GTCTTCCTGCGAGGCGTCGAGCAGCGCCTCGACCGACACCTTCACCGCGTCCTCGCGCGACATCCCGGGGCGCCAGCGCTTCTTCAGCGAGCTCTTCGCGGGCCGTCCGCCCGAACCGGTCGCGACGTAGTCGTCTTCCTCCCAGCGTCCGCCGGTCGCGTCGTAGTGGAACAGCCGTCCCTCTCGTCGCAGCTCGTCGAACCCACCGAACAGCGGGACGACGACAAGGCCCTGCACAGCGAGCGGGAAGTTGCCGCGGATCATCTGGCCGAGCCGGTTCGCCTTGCCCTCGAGGCTCACCCGGTCGCCGGTGATCTTCTCGTAGTGCTCGAGCTCGAGCTGGAAGAGCTTCACGATCTCGATCGCCTGACCGGCGGCACCCGCGATCGCGATCGCGGAGTAGTCGTCGGCCGCGAAGACCTTGCGCATCTTGTCGTCTTCGATCGAGAACCCGGAGGTCGCCCGCCGGTCGCCGGCGACGATCACGCCGCCGTCGAACCGCAGCCCGATCACGGTAGTCCCGTGCGGCACGGTGACCCCCACGGGAGGCGGCTTCGGCAGCGCCTCGGGACGTTCACGCGCGACGAGGTCGAAGAACGAGGGATTCGCGCCGATCGGACCGCCGAGCGACAGGGGGGCCTGCAACCCGTCGTCGCTCACTGGCCGCCCTTCTGGACGTAGCTCTTGATGAACTCCTCGGCGTTCTCCTCGAGGACAGAATCGATCTCGTCGAGGATGTCGTCCATCTCTCCCTTGAGCTTCTCGCCCTTGTCGGTCGTCTTGGCCTGGCCGGCGTCGTCGGCCTGCTCGCCGTCGCCACCTCCACCCTTGCGTTGTGTGCGCTTCTGTTCCTGTTCCTGCGGCACGGTTCCGTCTCCTTCGCGGGGGGCACGGGCATCCTACCGCGGCCCTGCGACCTCTCTCGGTCAGCCCTGGAGCTTGTCTACCAGGGTCGCGGCGTCCGGTGAGTCTGCGAGCAAACCCTCGACGTGCTCGCGGGTTCCCTTGAGCGGTTCGCGCGTGGGCACGCGCTGCAGGGCGTCGCGGCCCGTATCGAA from Actinomycetota bacterium carries:
- the prcB gene encoding proteasome subunit beta, producing MSDDGLQAPLSLGGPIGANPSFFDLVARERPEALPKPPPVGVTVPHGTTVIGLRFDGGVIVAGDRRATSGFSIEDDKMRKVFAADDYSAIAIAGAAGQAIEIVKLFQLELEHYEKITGDRVSLEGKANRLGQMIRGNFPLAVQGLVVVPLFGGFDELRREGRLFHYDATGGRWEEDDYVATGSGGRPAKSSLKKRWRPGMSREDAVKVSVEALLDASQEDAATGGPDPSRGIYPTMQIVNADGANEASEEEIRVGYDAVVGEREGR
- a CDS encoding ubiquitin-like protein Pup translates to MPQEQEQKRTQRKGGGGDGEQADDAGQAKTTDKGEKLKGEMDDILDEIDSVLEENAEEFIKSYVQKGGQ